AGCCATGCTAAAAAAGGTTTGGTATAATGCAGATTTAAATGTGGGTCTGATTGTTGGTTAAGTGCATGCATACTTTGTGTAGACCTACTTACAATTGCTCCTATGCTGTGCCAAGAAACTCAATTTCCCAGGCTTCAGCAGGTGGCGTCAGTGACTCTTTTTATCCAGAGTGTTTTCTGACCTTTGTGGCAGACTACAGGAAGCAAGAGCAGTGCTGCCCTTATCTCTGGCTGGCTGATTTGTTGGCTGCACTGGCAGTGATGGTGCAGTGGTATATTTATAGGGCTTAAAGCAGTGCCACTATAAGAGCAGCCACTGATTGTACAGCTCTGGTCATCTTTCTCCAGTGGATgtcaatttattttgtttctcaaGTTGCTTTTGTTGTGAATGCTTTGACCTGGGAAGATATGCaaagaatagaataaaattaaattaaaaaccatAGTGAAACTGAGAAATGTTATGAAATCATCAACCAAGCtgaagtaaataataataaagttaaaatggCACAATTATTATAACCGGGAATTAGTAAGCGAGTTCAGTAACATCACCGGTTAATGAACCATGTTTTTTATACAGGGAAACAGAGGGAGTACCGAGCACTGCCATCCGAGAGATCTCACTTCTCAAAGAACTCAGTCACCCAAATATTGTCAAGTAAGTTTACTTATTTAAGCTAAATCCTGCTTGCAagattctgtctgtttttaattaatCCATCCCTGTTAACGTGTTTCAGATTGCGGGATGTCATCCACACCGAGAACAAGCTCTACCTTGTTTTTGAGTTCCTTCATCAGGATTTAAAAAAGTTCATGGACTCCTCCTCAGTCGCTGGTATCCCACAGCCTCTGATTAAGGTAAGCCTCAGCTCGACTGCCTTACATGTCTTCGAGAGTAAATGGGGTCTACTTCATGAAGTTGTGATTTGACTTACCTGTgtatatgtttctgtgtgtgtttgtagagtTATCTCTTCCAGCTGCTGCAAGGCCTGGCCTTCTGCCACTCTCACAGGGTTCTTCATCGAGACCTGAAGCCACAGAACCTCCTCATCAACGCCCAGGGAGAGATCAAGCTCGCTGACTTTGGCCTGGCAAGAGCCTTCGGGGTGCCTGtccgcacatacacacatgagGTAACGTGCACGTCAACCgttataatataaaaacagttatattatttaaagtGCATATTCATCACCATGCCCAGCAGCCGAGTGCATTGAGCGCTCTAGTACAATCAACATCAGCATACTTTTAATTCTTAGGCTGCATGTTTCAgaagatttattttaggtttctTACTTTGCTTCACATTTTCCTGAGAAATCGTGTTTTCCTAATTACAAACTCGCTTCTGTGATATTTTGCAGGTGGTAACACTTTGGTACAGAGCACCAGAAATTCTCCTGGGCTGTAAATACTACTCCACAGCTGTTGACATCTGGAGTCTGGGGTGCATCTTTGCTGAAATGGTAATGATCTCAGTTTCATCTTTtacattaaaggagacctattaaacaTGGTGTAATCTGAGGTTTTTACTCAAAGGGATTTTGGggatttctttttaaagaggtcatattatgctttttggcttttccccctctcctttattgagttatatctctgtttttgttcatgtaataggtttgcaaagtgaaaaagcccaaagtccaccccaaagggcgttcccatctcccacagaaaacactgctctgaactgcctgaaaacagctcgtttttagtccagcctttacttacactttgctgtgatgtcacagtgaaacacgcgtcataatgctcggcAAGCGGCTTGTcagacacaccctcaaaaacaccagtggaaaaacactgaactaGAGCACACACTcttctctcccttccaaacactagctaccctccaggaagtcaatggacataaagttgttactgtgatgtagagacagagctcagttaaaactttatggatgaaagatacttttgttacaaattaataactcacctctctgaaactcttgctccagtccatgttgctaagctggtaaagggaacatatacagctgaaccaaagccatgTTTACAAGCTTCTCAGGACACGcccttctctgtttctgattggctagtagtccttaaccaggaactgcgcatgtgcaattCCCAATAAAGATCATGTTGAGGTAAGATgaatcactccatagctaaaacaaagcgttcaacacacggggtgaaaagaggagctgcagcaatgtgcagtatgacaaaaaatgaggtgtgaaaataaaaccatgtaaacctgttctggtacaacccctaaataagattttgaacctgaaaatgagcataatatgaccactttaaataCGTTC
Above is a genomic segment from Micropterus dolomieu isolate WLL.071019.BEF.003 ecotype Adirondacks linkage group LG18, ASM2129224v1, whole genome shotgun sequence containing:
- the cdk2 gene encoding cyclin-dependent kinase 2, with translation MDTFQKVEKIGEGTYGVVYKAKNKVTGETVALKKIRLDTETEGVPSTAIREISLLKELSHPNIVKLRDVIHTENKLYLVFEFLHQDLKKFMDSSSVAGIPQPLIKSYLFQLLQGLAFCHSHRVLHRDLKPQNLLINAQGEIKLADFGLARAFGVPVRTYTHEVVTLWYRAPEILLGCKYYSTAVDIWSLGCIFAEMITRRALFPGDSEIDQLFRIFRTLGTPDETVWPGVTSMPDYKPSFPKWARQELSKVVPLLDEDGRELLGEMLNYDPNKRLSAKNALVHRFFRDVTMPIPHLRL